A portion of the Melanotaenia boesemani isolate fMelBoe1 chromosome 2, fMelBoe1.pri, whole genome shotgun sequence genome contains these proteins:
- the spag9a gene encoding sperm associated antigen 9a isoform X4 — protein sequence MELEDGVVYQDDPGTSAMMSERVSGLANSIYREFERLIGKYDEDVVKELMPLVVAVLENLDSVFAENQEHEVELELLKEDNEQLITQYEREKALRKHAEEKFIEFEDTHEQEKKDLQNHVDRMESHSRQLELKIKNYADQIGRLEEREVELKKEYNSLHQRHSEMIHNYMEHVERIKMQQISETSESGAVGRVRRERPLSLGIFPSSGGASLIIPDSHARAETPGTEGWRFTDPSQPHSNTSLKQLDFVDPPKEREGKSAQDSTWGNSLADDCKEELSDFTGSKSATPMSTTASDMEKEDGNSKSTEVQAAPGTRSISVGLPEKEDSADVQDIIESTPELDMDLIGYKPHSTPTKGIENMAFDRNTDSLFEELSSAGTGLIGDVDEGADLLVEYSGMGREVENLIQENSQLLETKNALNVVNKDLILKVDELTCEKEMLEGELEAVQQAKTKLEERNRELDEELKKVRLEVEEVRQKNKDEEDGDVPTAQRKRFTRVEMARVLMERNQYKERLMELQEAVRWTEMIRASRENPALTEKKKSSIWQFFSRLFSSSSAQTMKKVDSQSNMKYNAPGSLVKRSSTFSQFPTEKSKIFDFVNEGTEQCSSPSRKEQKKAQYRQVKAHMQKEDGRVTIHGWSLPNKNKVANGGQVENKMNLPVPVYLRPLDQSDASMKLWCAAGVNTSGGRTVYSSELTKQTKGSHSSLDQLEQDNKDQEKAEKELIIQDEMSSRVWVCMSTHSSTKVVVVDATQPSDQLDSFYACNTHVVCIASVPGVLDTDYPAGEEVPQDLEACQGDGVSLAGSVASVGSTGSDGAMTAEGVTAVPQTASSGVTDLPAEHSTMSGPVELSRETSPAEDGVPTAEEATEATEANTGVGDDGEEDQGVDLNQPGIYTEHVFTDPLGVGPTDSAPVETPRGSGQDGVTSLPEDLDMSEGDVLRMSSALPTMWLGAQNGCLYVHSSVARWRKCLHAIKLKDSILGIVHVKGRVLVALADGTLAIFHRGIDGQWDLTNYHLLDLGRPHHSIRCMTVVHDKVWCGYRNKIYVIQPKAMRIEKSFDAHPRKESQVRQLAWVGDGIWVSIRLDSTLRLFHAHTYQHLQDVDIEPYVSKMLGTGKLGFSFVRITALVVSCNRLWVGTGNGVIISIPLSEANKTMGIMPNRPGSAVRVYSDDTSDCGMPGSFVPYCSMAHAQLCFHGHRDAVKFFVTVPGQAMPPPGSADSGSDDPASESSDTATSEPKTYLVMSGGEGYIDFRIGDESSELDGLSESTGSQQSAPTKAERSHLIVWQVTATQD from the exons ATGGAGCTAGAAGACGGAGTTGTGTACCAGGACGACCCGGGGACATCAGCGATGATGTCTGAGCGGGTATCGGGCCTGGCCAACTCCATCTACCGCGAGTTCGAGAGGCTTATCGGCAAATACGACGAGGATGTTGTGAAGGAGCTGATGCCGCTAGTTGTGGCCGTGCTGGAGAACCTGGACTCAGTGTTCGCGGAGAACCAGGAGCACGAAGTGGAGCTGGAGCTCCTGAAAGAGGACAACGAGCAGCTCATCACCCAGTACGAGCGGGAGAAAGCGCTGAGGAAACACGCGGAGGAG AAGTTCATAGAGTTTGAAGACACTCATGAACAAGAGAAGAAGGACCTGCAGAACCATGTGGACAGAATGGAGTCTCACTCTCGGCAGCTTGAACTCAAGATCAAGAACTACGCAGACCAGA TCGGCAGGTTAGAAGAACGCGAGGTGGAGCTCAAGAAGGAGTACAACTCCCTCCATCAGCGACACTCAGAG ATGATCCATAACTACATGGAGCATGTTGAGAGGATCAAAATGCAGCAGATAAGTGAGACTTCAGAGTCTGGTGCGGTCGGCCGAGTCAG GAGAGAGCGACCTCTTTCTTTAGGGATTTTCCCTTCATCTGGGGGGGCGTCGCTCATAATCCCAGATTCCCACGCTAGAGCAGAGACTCCGGGCACAGAGGGCTGGAGGTTCACGGATCCATCACAGCCACATTCCAACACTAGTCTCAAG CAGTTGGACTTTGTGGACCCCCCAAAGGAAAGGGAGGGTAAAAGTGCGCAGGACTCTACTTGGGGGAATTCACTGGCAGACGACTGCAAG GAGGAGCTATCAGACTTCACTGGCTCCAAGTCTGCAACACCAATGTCCACCACTGCCTCAGACATGGAGAAGGAGGATGGGAACAGTAAGAGCACGGAAGTGCAGGCCGCGCCCGGGACCAGATCCATATCTGTGG GTTTGCCTGAAAAAGAGGACAGTGCAGATGTTCAGGACATCATTGAGTCCACTCCTGAACTGGACATGGATCTAATTGGGTATAAACCCCACAG taCTCCCACTAAAGGCATTGAGAACATGGCATTTGACCGCAACACAGACTCTCTTTTTGAGGAGCTGTCGTCTGCAGGCACTGGGCTCATTGGGGATGTGGATGAAGGGGCCGATCTTCTAG TGGAATACTCTG GAATGGGTCGGGAGGTTGAAAATCTAATTCAGGAGAATTCACAACTTCTTGAGACAAA GAATGCGTTGAATGTGGTGAATAAAGACTTGATCCTGAAGGTGGATGAGTTGACCTGTGAGAAAGAGATGTTGGAGGGGGAGCTGGAGGCTGTGCAACAGGCCAAAACCAAGCTGGAGGAAAGAAACAGAGAGCTGGATGAAGAACTCAAAAA agtgcGATTAGAGGTGGAGGAagtgagacagaaaaacaaagatgaagaagat GGTGACGTACCGACAGCTCAGAGGAAACGCTTCACCAGAGTGGAAATGGCCAGAGTGTTGATGGAGAGGAATCAGTACAAGGAGCGGCTGATGGAGCTACAAGAAGCTGTGCGGTGGACTGAGATGATCAG GGCTtcaagagaaaatccagctctcacagaaaaaaagaaatccagcaTCTGGCAGTT CTTCAGCAGACTCTTTAGCTCCTCCAGTGCCCAAACCATGAAAAAAGTGGACTCCCAGTCCAACATGAAGTACAACGCTCCAGGCAGCCTGGTAAAGAGGAGCAGCACCTTCTCCCAGTTCCCCACAGAGAAGTCTAAGATTTTTGACTTCGTCAATGAAGG AACGGAACAGTGCAGCTCACCATCACGTAAGGAGCAGAAAAAAGCCCAGTATCGACAGGTCAAGGCCCACATGCAGAAGGAGGATGGACGGGTCACTATACATGGCTGGAGCCTGCCCAACAAAAACAAG GTGGCAAATGGAGGGCAGGTGGAAAACAAGATGAACCTACCAGTACCAGTTTACTTGAGACCTCTGGACCAAAGTGATGCTTCTATGAAG CTATGGTGTGCTGCAGGGGTCAACACGTCTGGAGGTCGGACAGTTTACTCTTCAGAGCTCACCAAGCAGACAAAGGGCTCTCACAGTAGCCTGGACCAGCTGGAACAAGACAATAAG GACCAGGAGAAAGCAGAGAAGGAGCTGATCATTCAGGATGAGATGTCTAGTAGAGTGTGGGTGTGCATGAGTACCCACTCCTCCACTAAGGTTGTGGTGGTAGACGCCACTCAGCCCTCGGACCAGCTTGACAGCTTCTACGCCTGCAATACACACGTTGTCTGCATTGCCAGTGTGCCAG GTGTGTTGGATACAGATTATCCAGCAGGGGAGGAGGTTCCCCAAGACCTGGAGGCTTGCCAAGGTGATGGTGTGTCACTGGCCGGCAGTGTGGCTAGTGTGGGCTCAACAGGCAGCGATGGTGCCATGACAGCAGAGGGTGTCACCGCCGTCCCTCAGACAGCCAGCTCAGGGGTCACTGACCTGCCAGCTGAGCACAGCACCATGTCAGGCCCAG TTGAGCTGTCCAGAGAGACCAGTCCAGCAGAAGACGGAGTTCCTACAGCAGAAGAGGCGACTGAAGCAACAGAGGCTAACACTGGTGTAGGcgatgatggagaggaggatCAGGGAGTCGATTTGAACCAGCCAGGGATCTACACTGAGCATGTGTTCACCGACCCGCTGGGTGTAGGCCCCACTGACTCAGCTCCTGTGGAAACACCGAG GGGATCTGGACAGGATGGTGTGACTTCCCTGCCAGAAGACTTGGACATGTCAGAGGGGGACGTCCTGAGGATGAGCAGCGCACTCCCAACCATGTGGCTGGGAGCTCAGAATGGATG TCTGTACGTGCACTCGTCTGTGGCTCGATGGAGAAAGTGTCTccatgccatcaagctgaaagACTCAATCCTCGGCATAGT ACACGTGAAAGGAAGGGTTTTGGTAGCTTTGGCTGATGGGACATTAGCGATTTTCCACAGAGGCATTG ACGGCCAGTGGGATCTCACGAACTATCACCTGTTGGATCTGGGCCGGCCCCATCACTCTATCCGCTGTATGACAGTGGTCCACGACAAAGTGTGGTGCGGCTACAGAAACAAGATCTATGTCATCCAGCCCAAAGCCATGAGGATAGAG AAGTCATTTGATGCTCATCCTCGTAAGGAGAGTCAGGTGCGTCAGCTGGCCTGGGTGGGAGACGGCATCTGGGTGTCTATCCGACTGGATTCTACTCTACGTTTGTTTCACGCACACACCTACCAGCACCTGCAAGATGTGGATATTGAGccctacgtcagcaagatgctGG GTACTGGTAAActgggtttttcttttgtgagaATCACAGCTTTGGTAGTATCCTGCAACCGACTGTGGGTGGGGACTGGAAATGGAGTCATCATCTCCATCCCACTGTCTGAAG CTAACAAGACAATGGGAATCATGCCAAATCGCCCTGGCAGTGCTGTACGGGTCTACAGTGATGACACTTCAGACTGCGGCATGCCAGGCAGCTTCGTGCCATACTGCTCCATGGCCCACGCCCAGTTGTGTTTCCATGGACATCGAGATGCTGTCAAGTTTTTTGTGACTGTGCCAG gtcaGGCGATGCCTCCTCCAGGTAGCGCAGATTCTGGCTCTGACGATCCTGCTTCCGAGTCCTCTGATACAGCAACGTCTGAGCCCAAAACATACCTGGTCATGAGTGGAGGAGAAGGTTATATCGACTTCAGAATTG gtGATGAAAGCAGCGAGTTGGACGGTTTATCCGAGTCGACAGGCAGCCAGCAGTCAGCACCCACCAAGGCCGAGCGGAGCCACCTCATCGTCTGGCAGGTCACCGCGACTcaagactga
- the spag9a gene encoding sperm associated antigen 9a isoform X1: MELEDGVVYQDDPGTSAMMSERVSGLANSIYREFERLIGKYDEDVVKELMPLVVAVLENLDSVFAENQEHEVELELLKEDNEQLITQYEREKALRKHAEEKFIEFEDTHEQEKKDLQNHVDRMESHSRQLELKIKNYADQIGRLEEREVELKKEYNSLHQRHSEMIHNYMEHVERIKMQQISETSESGAVGRVRRERPLSLGIFPSSGGASLIIPDSHARAETPGTEGWRFTDPSQPHSNTSLKQLDFVDPPKEREGKSAQDSTWGNSLADDCKEELSDFTGSKSATPMSTTASDMEKEDGNSKSTEVQAAPGTRSISVGLPEKEDSADVQDIIESTPELDMDLIGYKPHSTPTKGIENMAFDRNTDSLFEELSSAGTGLIGDVDEGADLLVEYSDLSLIGMGREVENLIQENSQLLETKNALNVVNKDLILKVDELTCEKEMLEGELEAVQQAKTKLEERNRELDEELKKVRLEVEEVRQKNKDEEDGDVPTAQRKRFTRVEMARVLMERNQYKERLMELQEAVRWTEMIRASRENPALTEKKKSSIWQFFSRLFSSSSAQTMKKVDSQSNMKYNAPGSLVKRSSTFSQFPTEKSKIFDFVNEGTEQCSSPSRKEQKKAQYRQVKAHMQKEDGRVTIHGWSLPNKNKVANGGQVENKMNLPVPVYLRPLDQSDASMKLWCAAGVNTSGGRTVYSSELTKQTKGSHSSLDQLEQDNKDQEKAEKELIIQDEMSSRVWVCMSTHSSTKVVVVDATQPSDQLDSFYACNTHVVCIASVPGVLDTDYPAGEEVPQDLEACQGDGVSLAGSVASVGSTGSDGAMTAEGVTAVPQTASSGVTDLPAEHSTMSGPVELSRETSPAEDGVPTAEEATEATEANTGVGDDGEEDQGVDLNQPGIYTEHVFTDPLGVGPTDSAPVETPRGSGQDGVTSLPEDLDMSEGDVLRMSSALPTMWLGAQNGCLYVHSSVARWRKCLHAIKLKDSILGIVHVKGRVLVALADGTLAIFHRGIDGQWDLTNYHLLDLGRPHHSIRCMTVVHDKVWCGYRNKIYVIQPKAMRIEKSFDAHPRKESQVRQLAWVGDGIWVSIRLDSTLRLFHAHTYQHLQDVDIEPYVSKMLGTGKLGFSFVRITALVVSCNRLWVGTGNGVIISIPLSEANKTMGIMPNRPGSAVRVYSDDTSDCGMPGSFVPYCSMAHAQLCFHGHRDAVKFFVTVPGQAMPPPGSADSGSDDPASESSDTATSEPKTYLVMSGGEGYIDFRIGDESSELDGLSESTGSQQSAPTKAERSHLIVWQVTATQD, translated from the exons ATGGAGCTAGAAGACGGAGTTGTGTACCAGGACGACCCGGGGACATCAGCGATGATGTCTGAGCGGGTATCGGGCCTGGCCAACTCCATCTACCGCGAGTTCGAGAGGCTTATCGGCAAATACGACGAGGATGTTGTGAAGGAGCTGATGCCGCTAGTTGTGGCCGTGCTGGAGAACCTGGACTCAGTGTTCGCGGAGAACCAGGAGCACGAAGTGGAGCTGGAGCTCCTGAAAGAGGACAACGAGCAGCTCATCACCCAGTACGAGCGGGAGAAAGCGCTGAGGAAACACGCGGAGGAG AAGTTCATAGAGTTTGAAGACACTCATGAACAAGAGAAGAAGGACCTGCAGAACCATGTGGACAGAATGGAGTCTCACTCTCGGCAGCTTGAACTCAAGATCAAGAACTACGCAGACCAGA TCGGCAGGTTAGAAGAACGCGAGGTGGAGCTCAAGAAGGAGTACAACTCCCTCCATCAGCGACACTCAGAG ATGATCCATAACTACATGGAGCATGTTGAGAGGATCAAAATGCAGCAGATAAGTGAGACTTCAGAGTCTGGTGCGGTCGGCCGAGTCAG GAGAGAGCGACCTCTTTCTTTAGGGATTTTCCCTTCATCTGGGGGGGCGTCGCTCATAATCCCAGATTCCCACGCTAGAGCAGAGACTCCGGGCACAGAGGGCTGGAGGTTCACGGATCCATCACAGCCACATTCCAACACTAGTCTCAAG CAGTTGGACTTTGTGGACCCCCCAAAGGAAAGGGAGGGTAAAAGTGCGCAGGACTCTACTTGGGGGAATTCACTGGCAGACGACTGCAAG GAGGAGCTATCAGACTTCACTGGCTCCAAGTCTGCAACACCAATGTCCACCACTGCCTCAGACATGGAGAAGGAGGATGGGAACAGTAAGAGCACGGAAGTGCAGGCCGCGCCCGGGACCAGATCCATATCTGTGG GTTTGCCTGAAAAAGAGGACAGTGCAGATGTTCAGGACATCATTGAGTCCACTCCTGAACTGGACATGGATCTAATTGGGTATAAACCCCACAG taCTCCCACTAAAGGCATTGAGAACATGGCATTTGACCGCAACACAGACTCTCTTTTTGAGGAGCTGTCGTCTGCAGGCACTGGGCTCATTGGGGATGTGGATGAAGGGGCCGATCTTCTAG TGGAATACTCTG ACCTTAGTTTGATTG GAATGGGTCGGGAGGTTGAAAATCTAATTCAGGAGAATTCACAACTTCTTGAGACAAA GAATGCGTTGAATGTGGTGAATAAAGACTTGATCCTGAAGGTGGATGAGTTGACCTGTGAGAAAGAGATGTTGGAGGGGGAGCTGGAGGCTGTGCAACAGGCCAAAACCAAGCTGGAGGAAAGAAACAGAGAGCTGGATGAAGAACTCAAAAA agtgcGATTAGAGGTGGAGGAagtgagacagaaaaacaaagatgaagaagat GGTGACGTACCGACAGCTCAGAGGAAACGCTTCACCAGAGTGGAAATGGCCAGAGTGTTGATGGAGAGGAATCAGTACAAGGAGCGGCTGATGGAGCTACAAGAAGCTGTGCGGTGGACTGAGATGATCAG GGCTtcaagagaaaatccagctctcacagaaaaaaagaaatccagcaTCTGGCAGTT CTTCAGCAGACTCTTTAGCTCCTCCAGTGCCCAAACCATGAAAAAAGTGGACTCCCAGTCCAACATGAAGTACAACGCTCCAGGCAGCCTGGTAAAGAGGAGCAGCACCTTCTCCCAGTTCCCCACAGAGAAGTCTAAGATTTTTGACTTCGTCAATGAAGG AACGGAACAGTGCAGCTCACCATCACGTAAGGAGCAGAAAAAAGCCCAGTATCGACAGGTCAAGGCCCACATGCAGAAGGAGGATGGACGGGTCACTATACATGGCTGGAGCCTGCCCAACAAAAACAAG GTGGCAAATGGAGGGCAGGTGGAAAACAAGATGAACCTACCAGTACCAGTTTACTTGAGACCTCTGGACCAAAGTGATGCTTCTATGAAG CTATGGTGTGCTGCAGGGGTCAACACGTCTGGAGGTCGGACAGTTTACTCTTCAGAGCTCACCAAGCAGACAAAGGGCTCTCACAGTAGCCTGGACCAGCTGGAACAAGACAATAAG GACCAGGAGAAAGCAGAGAAGGAGCTGATCATTCAGGATGAGATGTCTAGTAGAGTGTGGGTGTGCATGAGTACCCACTCCTCCACTAAGGTTGTGGTGGTAGACGCCACTCAGCCCTCGGACCAGCTTGACAGCTTCTACGCCTGCAATACACACGTTGTCTGCATTGCCAGTGTGCCAG GTGTGTTGGATACAGATTATCCAGCAGGGGAGGAGGTTCCCCAAGACCTGGAGGCTTGCCAAGGTGATGGTGTGTCACTGGCCGGCAGTGTGGCTAGTGTGGGCTCAACAGGCAGCGATGGTGCCATGACAGCAGAGGGTGTCACCGCCGTCCCTCAGACAGCCAGCTCAGGGGTCACTGACCTGCCAGCTGAGCACAGCACCATGTCAGGCCCAG TTGAGCTGTCCAGAGAGACCAGTCCAGCAGAAGACGGAGTTCCTACAGCAGAAGAGGCGACTGAAGCAACAGAGGCTAACACTGGTGTAGGcgatgatggagaggaggatCAGGGAGTCGATTTGAACCAGCCAGGGATCTACACTGAGCATGTGTTCACCGACCCGCTGGGTGTAGGCCCCACTGACTCAGCTCCTGTGGAAACACCGAG GGGATCTGGACAGGATGGTGTGACTTCCCTGCCAGAAGACTTGGACATGTCAGAGGGGGACGTCCTGAGGATGAGCAGCGCACTCCCAACCATGTGGCTGGGAGCTCAGAATGGATG TCTGTACGTGCACTCGTCTGTGGCTCGATGGAGAAAGTGTCTccatgccatcaagctgaaagACTCAATCCTCGGCATAGT ACACGTGAAAGGAAGGGTTTTGGTAGCTTTGGCTGATGGGACATTAGCGATTTTCCACAGAGGCATTG ACGGCCAGTGGGATCTCACGAACTATCACCTGTTGGATCTGGGCCGGCCCCATCACTCTATCCGCTGTATGACAGTGGTCCACGACAAAGTGTGGTGCGGCTACAGAAACAAGATCTATGTCATCCAGCCCAAAGCCATGAGGATAGAG AAGTCATTTGATGCTCATCCTCGTAAGGAGAGTCAGGTGCGTCAGCTGGCCTGGGTGGGAGACGGCATCTGGGTGTCTATCCGACTGGATTCTACTCTACGTTTGTTTCACGCACACACCTACCAGCACCTGCAAGATGTGGATATTGAGccctacgtcagcaagatgctGG GTACTGGTAAActgggtttttcttttgtgagaATCACAGCTTTGGTAGTATCCTGCAACCGACTGTGGGTGGGGACTGGAAATGGAGTCATCATCTCCATCCCACTGTCTGAAG CTAACAAGACAATGGGAATCATGCCAAATCGCCCTGGCAGTGCTGTACGGGTCTACAGTGATGACACTTCAGACTGCGGCATGCCAGGCAGCTTCGTGCCATACTGCTCCATGGCCCACGCCCAGTTGTGTTTCCATGGACATCGAGATGCTGTCAAGTTTTTTGTGACTGTGCCAG gtcaGGCGATGCCTCCTCCAGGTAGCGCAGATTCTGGCTCTGACGATCCTGCTTCCGAGTCCTCTGATACAGCAACGTCTGAGCCCAAAACATACCTGGTCATGAGTGGAGGAGAAGGTTATATCGACTTCAGAATTG gtGATGAAAGCAGCGAGTTGGACGGTTTATCCGAGTCGACAGGCAGCCAGCAGTCAGCACCCACCAAGGCCGAGCGGAGCCACCTCATCGTCTGGCAGGTCACCGCGACTcaagactga